A genome region from Hevea brasiliensis isolate MT/VB/25A 57/8 chromosome 9, ASM3005281v1, whole genome shotgun sequence includes the following:
- the LOC110670466 gene encoding uncharacterized protein LOC110670466 translates to MKTLQKTQEVQSSTQVSQDSQSDQKNNHTTEATVADSGSVSASSNDSRKVSRQDIELVQNLIERCLQLYMNRDEVVKTLLTRARIDPGFTTLVWQKLEEENADFFRAYYIRLKLKKQILLFNHLLEHQYHLMKFPVPTKVPLAPIQNGIHPMPVNNLPMGYPVMQQPPMPAPGQPHIDSMGCGISSCHVVNGFPAPGNFHPFRMNSGNNLAMENNTPDMATVVPPSSAMSSMSDMPVSPTSVASSGHFPFAASEISGMGVDISALDTAFTSDVASSVGLQLGSDGGAGTSGSLDQIQWNLSLSDLTADLSNLGDLGALGNYPGSPFLPSDSEILLDSPEHEDIVEEFFVDSVPGPSSQSDEEKS, encoded by the exons ATGAAGACCTTACAG AAGACCCAAGAAGTACAGTCCTCAACCCAAGTTTCACAGGACTCCCAAAGTGACCAAAAGAACAATCACACAACAGAGGCAACTGTAGCAGACTCTGGTTCAGTATCTGCTTCAAGTAATGATAGCCGAAAGGTTTCACGCCAAGATATTGAACTT GTCCAGAATCTTATAGAGCGCTGCTTGCAATTGTACATGAATAGAGATGAGGTGGTCAAAACCCTCTTGACGCGTGCGCGGATAGACCCTGGATTTACAACACTAG TATGGCAGAAATTGGAAGAAGAAAATGCAGATTTCTTCAGGGCCTATTACATAAGGCTGAAACTGAAGAAGCAAATTCTCTTATTCAATCATTTGCTTGAACATCAATATCATCTTATGAAGTTTCCTGTACCTACGAAGGTTCCTTTGGCCCCCATACAAAATGGGATTCATCCCATGCCCG TTAACAATTTACCTATGGGATACCCTGTCATGCAACAACCTCCAATGCCAGCTCCAGGTCAGCCCCATATTGATTCCATGGGCTGTGGAATATCAAGCTGCCATGTGGTCAATGGATTCCCTGCTCCAGGAAATTTTCATCCCTTTCGGATGAATTCTGGGAACAA TTTGGCGATGGAAAACAATACACCTGATATGGCTACTGTAGTTCCACCAAGCAGTGCCATGTCATCCATGTCTGATATGCCTGTGAGTCCTACATCAGTGGCATCCAGTGGTCACTTTCCGTTTGCTGCATCAGAAATATCAGGAATGGGAGTTGACATATCAGCACTTGATACAGCATTTACATCTGATGTGGCCAGCTCAGTAGGATTGCAGCTTGGATCAGATGGTGGGGCTGGTACCTCCGGATCATTAGATCAGATTCAGTGGAATTTAAGCCTCTCCGACTTAACAGCAGATCTATCAAACTTGGGAG ATTTGGGAGCCCTAGGGAACTATCCTGGATCTCCATTTCTGCCCTCTGATTCAGAAATTTTACTTGATTCTCCCGAGCACGAGGACATAG TGGAAGAATTTTTTGTGGATTCTGTCCCTGGTCCATCATCCCAATCAGATGAAGAGAAATCCTAG
- the LOC110670465 gene encoding probable trehalose-phosphate phosphatase 4: MGYQSSSSENPNLESTLKSRFDEDRSTALMSSYAAWLRKHPSALESFEGMMMPAKGKSLVVFLDYDGTLSPIVEDPDQAFISDNMRSALQEVACIFPTAIVTGRRRDKVKEFVQLHNVIYAGSHGMDMLTPVSPLRCNNMHKSGALDEEGDEVVSYQPAKAFLPTIQELLKVLKEKTKTIKGAMIEDNKFCISVHFRRVNIEDVNSLKDMVKSIIEAYSGFRITGGRKVIEIRPRIDWDKGRALQYLIQNLGFNDSNDFLPLYIGDDKTDEDAFKVIKDVGRGYPVIVSSIPKETKASYSLRDTNEVMAFLVNLVNWKKSSSASN, from the exons ATGGGATATCAGTCATCATCGTCGGAGAATCCAAATTTGGAATCCACATTGAAATCAAGGTTTGATGAGGACAGAAGTACTGCTCTGATGAGTTCTTACGCTGCATGGCTG AGGAAGCATCCTTCTGCCTTGGAATCATTTGAAGGAATGATGATGCCAGCGAAAGGAAAAAGCTTGGTTGTGTTTTTAGATTATGATGGAACTCTCTCACCAATAGTGGAAGACCCTGATCAAGCTTTCATATctgacaat ATGCGATCAGCTCTTCAAGAGGTTGCATGTATCTTCCCTACTGCAATAGTTACCGGAAGGCGTCGTGATAAG GTGAAAGAATTTGTTCAACTACACAATGTGATCTATGCTGGTAGTCATGGGATGGACATGTTGACCCCAGTTAGTCCTTTGAGGTGCAACAACATGCATAAAAGTGGAGCTCTTGATGAAGAG GGTGACGAAGTTGTTTCCTATCAACCTGCAAAAGCTTTCTTGCCTACGATTCAAGAG CTACTGAAGGTGCTAAAAGAAAAAACTAAGACCATTAAAGGTGCAATGATTGAAGACAATAAATTTTGCATCTCTGTACATTTTCGACGAGTAAATATAgag GATGTTAATTCTCTAAAGGACATGGTGAAATCAATCATAGAAGCTTATTCGGGCTTTCGCATTACAGGAGGTAGAAAG GTTATAGAAATACGTCCTCGCATTGATTGGGACAAAGGCCGTGCTCTGCAATATCTAATTCAAAATTTGGGCTTCAATGACTCTAATGACTTCCTCCCATTGTATATAGGAGATGATAAAACAGATGAAGATGCTTTTAAG GTTATAAAGGACGTTGGTCGAGGTTATCCcgtcatagtttcttccatcccAAAGGAAACAAAAGCTTCTTATTCTTTGCGAGACACTAATGAAGTCATGGCCTTCCTAGTAAATCTAGTGAACTGGAAAAAAAGTTCTTCTGCAAGTAATTAG